Proteins encoded in a region of the Panicum hallii strain FIL2 chromosome 3, PHallii_v3.1, whole genome shotgun sequence genome:
- the LOC112886086 gene encoding uncharacterized protein LOC112886086 isoform X1, which translates to MVLAEALRARLLAALRPWLAADPAELRVEPGLLARSRAVARGVELDAAALNAAAAGAGEPTPWPATIDHAAAAEVELAASPWAAPAVDAVVRGVDIALTLREPAPKKQQPDYKEWVSKEKKRVLASLDPQGEMLHEMIEGVVNSLEDKFASVFASVLLDCGQVRFDDVTIQVRYLDDSHVFVLRMTDLRFGPELVFRSSLFRGLVGFFISSRKKNSLLVRCSEFEFLMKENDWVDCSASFTGISALVRLDNLQLAGFGIHVRKACWEISPKFAPSLMVILDITSQKEEFGIRNGRELWKITAQKLHSSAVRRRFSLSKAVSCAAFWRRYVHAYVLLLALVGYPSDRIITRNCSRGSRSRKLWSTVKDQWKTVTDLEEKIPVEAIARARCAARSNLTVSEQPTKQESSKAFLVSSLLKILTSFLYLWKFLVYTWRSVWATVGSGNKASYAYIFPVSTHDVDTELQLSVHLGELSVTLLPVADRSTDAKRSDKRNKTYHIDLPANIVMRSSCLLYSAGRTRKSVFFVVGELKTCLSGVPKLLQADISNSPRRSSSFGTAEFTEDADSRIILWSDSASMDLFSRQQADGSFYCSDDLSTDLIKSNMDELWSNWMTVSNLYNESGVIHHAKPSVIFEFKYFLIDPYKCISGFQQCRFTVGRLNLDLDYLCASSTYLLYRQFMHHKQPKELTGRSADLSNNAGTYVARTSGLVDKLRSFDHRMKVAMLDVLPANTLQIVALAAGPSVRLFFDKYNTLQNSKDVYNPLLSQMNSKSCIVFNLAYVECALWPASLSSPTLPSANSHAKESRSTFISVKEAKEHQQLQTKSSARNVYPGYIVLDAWFVFAGVTLLIDNPEANQQSHIFGPMSANLQISTNRKYFYSFFGVRDVISNNLGARIAGCIGFFCMDELLIVCQLIESVHLEVLESDLGNIKYSEDFIGRLASFYKNDIKGSIMELVEHIAQEDKVDPYVELSVEMQLDLESAYIIFSASRDILFTNPALFINSFVNYISSSPVFEGTATQELLDVLTLGVGFCIRSSSVKLLLNGQCTDFHFSLSGIQCVALENQGQMGIYNDIHQHGDISSGTLHSENQLIVSDCTFNISVDPMNVNLIDEKLQDESRSCCISSLGILYSIKIEFTEVYVGDYSIHSYLSELSQRRKHKISLLIHDDLQVVKCKIEGGLIFLETISLAKLVLCCEVYFWLLVNLPLRATSNLVKDSVTPISAGGNYIATNRDSEREAAAVPLGANVQIGESQLNAIQCLDIELSCLSLTLVIADKSGTHQGLTFEVDASLQQINLGMKFLFEVKRLSISTISSIHKNANEQLRDIPAPRFRTSKAADLSPQSEIQEYLPFVQADNMDTYDHDAPSSSTSALGSSTGNRSLDFSSHENQVLKHFSTFLKIERKNFDGDSSLVHLSGDWSGSGSVSGLEVAMSLSNIEMVSSLLAPLHGIMSSGSTQKEIQSGGTTHQTLLDNMDYTIPDGAIVAIRDLNQQMYVSVKNTGNTYQVVGAYHYSLAGEHALFKVKHHKRWRSNAQCISLLSLCAKNEGKELALSFSQGSDFVEISSYVDKPCSIWSTLPFRIDNFDDDGDDAKSYKVIPRSSYHLVNKKNNYGIAFVDGLLEFVKKPGNPFKVQVFDESIFSDVARLIVPHMNLDNNTYLEVEDDVPFSVRDRLASDASSQHVIISVDKIVFTITNEVFDTDNVFPLVQTCISDICVVTQIFPSKIRILSSFKVSGQYFNARRNLWEELISPIASYTFFRSRFFTTDPVTEYGKMPIRFFFHLKQVDILINELSVDILLYLVGKLDLMGPYAVRSSAIFPNSCKIENGSRLALVCNFKDNGDAIVPGQQSISVFLRHFTFDDNISHDQNVVSICLFKEGLFSTIPISISLHESGVFAWRTRISPVKDLRSFSGPFVVVKVSQNSEEGLSLSVQPLLRVYNKSDFPLELRFQRPNKTNEEAAFVTVRSGDMVDESTGVFDAMDLSGGSKRALMSLALGNFMLSIRPEISQYSENISQPSSVNWSEDITGEKAIRISGVIEKLNYNLRKAFNVDSMKSSFSSLSCPVFVDGHHVTDLHFLIHTLGRDVPVQPTNGTRLSERSSPVTLQVQREIFIYPTVQVHNFLQTDIHVVLTDCQQGNAVEDNFGSIGKQATISSGSSAYFYVNPSLFNFSVTLISYGSKSMTVSSSEWVKRMQKQTSRAQFLDMLLDFVPGKFHSSLRLLRQEKGLLEVALFTRYTLHNTSDYPLQFTSAHQKALPASESGMNNINLPPQHGCILPSMSMSSWFIKSSKFRISLHSEKGSEAIIDLEALSGFTEFFLEIQDNIVPRRMAAFGLSLQPVMYNLPVPSQVVLIVPRYVVSNESGDAIAVRQCFVEHEIDGLTIEAKQRATLQTWKPGKKREINYFDLFVKKHRNVFEDSHIFIQFCPKEPGFGWSGPICVSSIGRFFLKFRRSDRMVTDGIKRDPINDGKLKLFASVDVVQETTSFVLHFTKPPKVTLPYRIENYLNEASIMYFQKDSVESDVLCPQESEQYAWDDLSLPRKLVVRIVDTPALREIKIDKISPWKPFLKMRQNSRLNLDFSFSDGLSSRKQRFDESFGLRVFKIGYEVYADGLTRVLRICEHADNPKIEKIRRPISSLQFRISYVCIHLIDKGQSGENVQLQSTILTARLQHVSADSVVTDSFKHVSIAIHSVNVDEKWDGASFGSILRRNKLQDAALNENILRIVFVLNSTNNSVKQIQYCSIILQPVDLKIDEETLMKLVPFWRASLAPSGTPSTQFYFRHFEVHPIKIIASFRPGSRCTTYSSAQDALRALLHSVIKVPEISNSAVELNGVLLNHALVTFRELLLKCAQHYSWYVLRAIYVTKGSSLLPPSFASIFDDSASSVLDVFFDPSDGSLNVPGLTIGMFKFISKNMKSGGFSGTKRYLGDLGKTVKTASSNALFAAITEISDSVVRGAETNGLNGMVTGFHQGILRLAMEPSVLGQAIMEGGPDRKIKLDHSPGLDELYIEGYLQAMLDVMYKQEYLRVRVIDDQVILKNLPPNSALINEIVDSVKSFLVSKALLKGDSSTLRPLRHLRNEREWRIAPTVLTLCEHLFVSFAVRVLHREASKAIAGVMTRAKKPTTGGEGEGDPSSSGGVLSKPNRLWTVGRFAVSGMVAYVDGRLCRHIPNPIARRIVSGFLLSFIESKGNE; encoded by the exons ATGGTCCTCGCGGAGGCCCTGCGCGCGCGGCTGCTGGCCGCGCTGCGGCCGTGGCTGGCGGCGGACCCCGCGGAGCTGCGGGTGGAGCCGGGCCTCCTCGCCCGCTCCCGCGCCGTCGCGCGCGGGGTcgagctcgacgccgccgcgctcaacgccgccgccgcgggagcgggGGAGCCCACGCCATGGCCCGCCACGATCGACCacgcggccgccgccgaggTCGAGCTCGCCGCCTCGCCCTGGGCCGCCCCCGCGGTCGACGCCGTCGTGCGCGGCGTCGACATCGCCCTCACGCTCAG GGAGCCTGCGCCGAAGAAGCAGCAGCCGGACTACAAGGAATGGGTTTCCAAGGAGAAGAAGAGAGTGCTCGCGTCATTGGATCCTCAG GGTGAGATGTTGCATGAGATGATTGAAGGTGTGGTTAACTCCCTGGAAGACAAGTTTGCTTCAGTGTTTGCCAGTGTGCTTCTGGACTGTGGTCAGGTGCGGTTTGATGATGTCACGATACAAGTTCGATACCTTGACGACTCCCATGTTTTTGTATTGAGGATGACTGACTTGCGGTTTGGCCCTGAGCTTGTTTTCCGCAGCTCTCTGTTCAGAGGACTAGTTGGCTTTTTTATTTCGTCCAGAAAGAAGAATAGCCTGCTTGTTAGATGTTCTGAGTTTGAGTTTCTGATGAAGGAGAATGATTGGGTAGATTGTTCTGCATCTTTCACTGGCATATCTGCTTTGGTTAGATTGGATAATCTGCAACTTGCTGGTTTTGGCATTCATGTTCGCAAAGCATGCTGGGAAATCTCACCTAAATTTGCTCCTTCATTGATGGTGATTTTGGATATCACAAGCCAGAAGGAAGAGTTTGGGATTAGGAATGGCAGAGAGCTTTGGAAAATCACTGCACAAAAGCTTCACAGCTCAGCAGTCCGTCGAAGATTTTCTTTAAGCAAGGCTGTAAGCTGTGCTGCTTTCTGGCGGCGCTATGTTCATGCTTACGTACTGTTGCTGGCATTGGTAGGGTATCCCTCTGACAGGATTATAACGAGGAATTGTAGTAGGGGATCAAGGAGCAGGAAACTCTGGAGTACTGTTAAGGATCAGTGGAAAACTGTTACTGATTTGGAGGAGAAAATCCCTGTAGAAGCTATTGCTAGAGCACGGTGTGCTGCACGTTCAAACCTAACTGTGTCAGAGCAACCAACCAAGCAAGAGTCATCAAAAGCTTTTCTCGTTTCTTCCTTGCTGAAAATTCTCACATCCTTTTTATATTTATGGAAGTTTCTTGTGTACACATGGAGGTCAGTGTGGGCAACTGTGGGCTCTGGAAACAAAGCATCGTATGCATATATTTTTCCTGTCTCTACTCATGATGTAGACACGGAGCTTCAGCTCAGTGTACACCTTGGTGAACTCTCTGTAACCTTGTTACCTGTTGCTGATCGCTCCACCGATGCAAAAAGATCAGACAAGAGAAACAAGACTTACCACATTGATTTACCGGCGAATATTGTAATGAGGTCATCATGCTTACTTTACTCAGCTGGTCGCACCAGAAAATCAGTGTTTTTTGTTGTTGGGGAACTGAAGACATGCCTTTCCGGTGTCCCAAAGTTGCTACAAGCAGACATTAGCAACAGTCCCAGGAGGAGTTCATCTTTTGGAACAGCAGAGTTCACCGAAGATGCTGACTCTAGGATAATCCTCTGGAGCGATTCAGCTAGTATGGACCTGTTTTCCCGACAACAAGCAGACGGATCTTTTTACTGCAGCGATGATTTGTCCACTGACCTTATAAAGAGTAATATGGATGAGTTATGGTCAAATTGGATGACAGTTAGCAATCTGTACAATGAATCGGGTGTGATTCATCATGCAAAGCCTTCTGttatttttgaattcaaatattttCTCATTGATCCTTACAAATGTATAAGTGGTTTTCAGCAATGTAGATTCACAGTTGGGAGACTAAACCTTGATTTAGATTATTTATGTGCTTCCTCAACTTATCTGCTGTACAGACAGTTCATGCACCACAAACAGCCGAAAGAACTAACTGGAAGATCAGCTGACCTTTCGAACAATGCTGGCACCTATGTAGCGCGTACCAGTGGACTTGTTGACAAATTGAGATCATTTGATCATAGAATGAAGGTTGCAATGTTGGATGTGCTTCCAGCAAATACTCTTCAAATTGTAGCACTGGCTGCTGGTCCAAGTGTAAGGTTATTCTTTGATAAATATAATACGTTGCAAAATAGCAAAGATGTATACAACCCCTTGCTTTCGCAGATGAATAGCAAGTCCTGTATAGTTTTCAATCTAGCATATGTGGAATGTGCTCTCTGGCCAGCATCTCTATCTTCTCCAACTCTTCCAAGTGCTAATTCACATGCCAAAGAATCACGGAGCACATTTATTAGTGTGAAGGAGGCCAAAGAACATCAGCAACTACAAACAAAAAGTAGCGCAAGGAATGTTTATCCAGGGTATATTGTGCTGGATGCTTGGTTCGTCTTTGCTGGCGTAACTCTTCTGATAGATAATCCTGAGGCCAATCAGCAGTCTCACATTTTCGGACCAATGTCAGCCAATTTACAGATTTCAACAAACAG GAAGTATTTCTATTCCTTCTTTGGAGTGAGAGATGTTATCTCAAATAACTTAGGAGCAAGAATCGCTGGATGCATAGGTTTCTTCTGCATGGATGAACTCCTCATTGTTTGCCAG CTTATTGAAAGCGTGCACCTGGAGGTATTGGAATCTGACCTAGGCAACATTAAGTATTCTGAAGATTTTATTGGAAGACTAGCATCTTTTTATAAAAATGATATTAAGGGGAGTATAATGGAGCTTGTTGAACATATTGCCCAAGAAGACAAAGTGGATCCTTATGTAGAACTCAGTGTTGAAATGCAACTTGATTTGGAGTCAGCATATATCATCTTTAGTGCTTCACGTGATATACTTTTCACAAATCCTGCTTTGTTCATCAACAGTTTCGTAAACTACATCAGCAGCTCACCTGTATTTGAGGGCACAGCAACACAGGAATTACTTGATGTATTAACTCTAGGTGTTGGGTTCTGCATCAGAAGTTCTTCTGTGAAACTCTTGCTCAATGGACAATGCACAGACTTCCACTTTAGTCTATCTGGAATTCAGTGTGTGGCGTTAGAGAATCAAGGTCAAATGGGTATTTATAATGATATACATCAGCACGGAGACATATCTAGTGGCACACTACATAGCGAGAACCAGCTCATTGTGTCAGATTGCACCTTTAATATTAGTGTTGACCCCATGAATGTCAACTTGATTGATGAGAAACTGCAAGATGAATCTAGGAGCTGTTGCATTTCTTCTTTAGGAATTTTGTATTCAATTAAAATTGAATTTACAGAGGTTTATGTTGGAGACTACAGCATACACAGTTACCTATCTGAATTAAGTCAACGCAGAAAACATAAAATCTCTTTGTTGATCCATGATGATCTTCAGGTTGTCAAATGCAAAATCGAG GGTGGCTTGATCTTTCTGGAAACAATTTCTTTAGCTAAGCTTGTTTTGTGTTGCGAAGTTTACTTTTGGCTGCTTGTGAATCTCCCACTGCGGGCAACGTCAAACTTAGTCAAAGATTCGGTAACTCCAATCTCTGCAGGAGGGAACTATATTGCTACCAACAGAGATAGTGAGAGGGAGGCAGCAGCTGTGCCTTTAGGTGCTAATGTACAAATTGGGGAATCCCAGTTGAATGCCATCCAATGCCTTGATATCGAATTATCTTGTTTGTCCCTAACTCTTGTTATCGCGGATAAATCAG GTACACATCAGGGATTAACTTTTGAAGTTGATGCAAGTCTTCAACAAATAAATCTTGGCATGAAGTTTTTGTTTGAAGTGAAACGTCTTTCGATCTCCACTATTAGTAGTATTCACAAGAATGCCAATGAACAATTAAGAGATATACCAGCACCTCGTTTCCGAACCAGCAAGGCTGCTGATCTTTCACCTCAATCTGAAATTCAAGAATATCTCCCATTTGTACAAGCAGACAACATGGATACTTATGATCATGATGCTCCTTCAAGCTCAACTTCTGCACTGGGAAGTTCAACAGGCAACAGATCACTAGATTTTTCATCACATGAAAATCAAGTCCTGAAGCATTTCTCTACTTTTCTCAAGATCGAGAGAAAGAACTTTGATGGCGACTCCAGTTTGGTACACTTGAGTGGTGATTGGTCTGGAAGTGGATCTGTTTCTGGTTTGGAGGTGGCAATGTCACTCTCAAACATTGAG ATGGTCTCGTCATTACTTGCTCCTTTACATGGGATAATGAGTTCTGGCTCAACCCAGAAGGAAATACAGTCTGGTGGCACCACTCACCAAACACTGCTAGATAATATGGATTATACTATACCTGATG GAGCAATTGTTGCTATAAGGGATCTTAATCAACAGATGTATGTATCAGTCAAAAACACTGGAAATACATACCAAGTGGTTGGCGCATACCATTATTCCCTTGCTGGTGAACACGCATTATTTAAG GTGAAACACCATAAAAGATGGAGATCCAACGCACAATGCATTTCTCTTTTATCTTTATGTGCAAAGAATGAAGGCAAAGAGCTGGCCCTTAGTTTCTCCCAAGGATCAGATTTTGTGGAAATTTCTTCTTATGTTGACAAGCCTTGTTCAATTTGGAGCACACTTCCTTTCCGAATTGATAATTTtgatgatgatggtgatgatgcaAAATCTTACAAGGTTATACCAAGAAGTTCATACCATCTTGTCAACAAGAAAAACAATTATGGCATTGCATTTGTTGATGGCTTGCTAGAGTTTGTGAAAAAACCAGGAAATCCATTTAAAGTGCAAGTTTTTGATGAATCTATTTTTTCTGATGTTGCAAGACTCATTGTTCCCCACATGAATTTGGATAATAACACTTATTTAGAAGTGGAAGATGATGTGCCTTTTTCTGTGAGGGATAGATTGGCGAGTGATGCAAGTTCTCAACATGTAATCATCAGTGTAGACAAAATTGTTTTTACCATCACTAATGAAGTGTTTGATACTGATAATGTTTTCCCACTTGTGCAAACTTGCATAAGTGATATCTGTGTTGTTACACAAATATTCCCATCCAAAATCAGGATTCTAAGTTCATTCAAAGTCTCAGGGCAGTACTTTAATGCACGAAGAAATCTGTG GGAGGAACTCATCTCTCCTATCGCCTCCTATACATTCTTTCGATCTAGGTTTTTTACCACAGATCCAGTTACTGAGTATGGAAAGATGCCCATCCGTTTCTTCTTTCACTTGAAGCAG GTGGATATACTTATTAATGAGCTTTCAGTTGACATCCTTCTATATTTGGTTGGGAAGTTAGACTTGATGGGTCCATATGCTGTCAGAAGCTCAGCTATATTTCCTAACTCCTGCAAG ATAGAGAATGGCTCAAGGCTAGCACTTGTGTGCAATTTTAAAGATAATGGGGATGCAATAGTTCCTGGACAACAGTCAATTTCAGTTTTCTTGAG GCACTTCACATTTGATGATAATATTTCACATGATCAAAACGTGGTTTCTATTTGCTTGTTTAAAGAAGGGTTATTTTCAACTATTCCAATCAGCATTTCTCTCCATGAGTCTGGTGTTTTCGCATGGAGGACCCGCATATCACCTGTCAAAG ACTTGAGAAGCTTTTCTGGACCATTTGTTGTGGTCAAGGTGTCCCAGAATTCCGAG GAAGGCTTATCTCTTTCAGTTCAACCTTTGTTAAGGGTCTATAATAAGAGTGACTTCCCCCTTGAGCTTCGGTTTCAGAGGCCAAACAAAACTAATGAAGAGGCAGCATTTGTCACAGTTAGAAGTGGAGACATGGTTGATGAATCTACTGGAGTATTCGATGCCATGGATTTATCTGGTGGATCGAAAAGAGCATTGATGTCTCTAGCTCTTG GAAATTTTATGTTGTCAATTAGACCCGAGATTTCACAATATTCTGAAAATATTAGCCAGCCATCTTCAGTGAACTGGTCAGAGGACATAACTGGTGAAAAAGCTATCCGGATATCTGGGGTTATAGAAAAGCTTAATTATAACTTAAGAAAAGCCTTCAATGTTGATTCCATGAAGTCTTCTTTCAGCTCTTTGAGTTGCCCTGTTTTTGTCGATGGCCATCATGTTACAGATCTTCATTTTTTAATTCATACCCTGGGTAGAGATGTGCCCGTTCAGCCTACAAATGGAACTCGTCTATCTGAAAGAAGTTCACCAGTAACTTTACAGGTCCAGAGAGAAATTTTTATATACCCAACTGTACAAGTGCATAATTTCTTGCAAACAGACATACACGTGGTTCTGACAGATTGCCAACAGG GAAATGCTGTAGAAGATAACTTTGGCAGCATTGGCAAGCAGGCAACGATTTCAAGTGGTTCAAGTGCTTATTTCTATGTGAATCCTTCCCTATTTAATTTCTCAGTCACACTAATTTCATATGGTTCAAAGTCTATGACAGTTAGTAGTAGTGAGTGGGTTAAGAGAATGCAAAAGCAAACAAGTAGAGCTCAGTTTCTTGACATGCTGCTAGACTTTGTTCCTGGGAAGTTTCATTCTTCTTTAAGATTATTACGTCAGGAGAAAGGCCTGTTGGAG GTTGCTCTATTCACAAGATACACATTACATAATACCAGCGACTACCCCTTACAATTCACATCTGCCCATCAAAAAGCACTGCCTGC GTCGGAATCAGGAATGAACAATATTAATCTTCCTCCCCAACATGGATGTATTTTGCCCTCAATGTCGATGAGCTCCTGGTTTATAAA GTCAAGCAAATTTCGAATAAGCCTACATAGTGAGAAAGGATCAGAAGCTATTATTGATTTGGAAGCATTGTCTGGCTTCACTGAATTTTTTCTAGAGATCCAAGACAATATAGTGCCTCGTCGTATGGCAGCTTTTGGTTTGTCTTTACAACCTGTTATGTATAACTTGCCTGTGCCATCACAAGTTGTACTAATAGTTCCAAGATATGTTGTTTCAAACGAGTCTGGTGATGCAATTGCTGTTCGCCAATGTTTTGTTGAG CATGAGATAGATGGATTGACCATTGAAGCTAAACAGCGGGCTACCTTACAGACATGGAAACCTGGAAAAAAGCGAGAAATAAACTACTTTGATTTATTTGTTAAGAAGCACAGAAATGTGTTTGAGGATTCTCACATTTTCATCCAATTTTGTCCAAAAGAACCTGGATTCGGTTGGTCTGGACCAATCTGTGTTTCATCAATTGGCCGTTTTTTCTTGAAATTTAGAAGATCAGATCGCATGGTCACAGATGGTATCAAAAGAGACCCCATAAATGATGGGAAGCTGAAACTGTTTGCTTCTGTTGATGTTGTTCAAGAGACCACTTCTTTTGTCTTACACTTCACTAAACCACCGAAGGTTACACTACCGTACCGAATAGAAAATTACTTGAATGAAGCATCTATCATGTATTTCCAGAAG GATTCAGTTGAATCAGACGTATTATGCCCTCAAGAGTCAGAACAATACGCTTGGGATGACTTAAGTTTACCTCGCAAATTGGTTGTGCGCATTGTTG ATACACCTGCATTGCGTGAAATTAAAATAGATAAAATCAGTCCATGGAAGCCATTTTTGAAGATGCGGCAAAATAGCAGGCTCAATCTGGATTTCTCGTTCAGTGATGGACTCAGTTCAAGGAAACAAAGATTTGATGAATCATTTGGACTGAGGGTGTTCAAAATTGGTTATGAAGTGTATGCTGATGGTTTAACAAGAGTTCTACGAATATGTGAACATGCAGATAATCCCAAAATCGAGAAAATTCGAAGGCCAATATCAAGCCTACAGTTCAGAATTTCTTATGTGTGTATTCATCTTATTGACAAGGGCCAG AGTGGGGAAAATGTCCAATTGCAGTCTACAATACTAACAGCAAGACTTCAGCATGTATCTGCTGATTCAGTTGTCACAGATAGCTTCAAGCATGTATCTATTGCAATTCAT TCAGTGAATGTGGATGAAAAATGGGATGGAGCTTCGTTTGGGTCAATTCTTAGGAGGAACAAGCTTCAGGATGCTGCTCTCAATGAAAATATTCTTCGTATAGTCTTTGTACTGAATTCAACCAACAACAGTGTCAAACAAATACAGTATTGTTCGATTATTCTACAG CCTGTTGATCTGAAGATTGATGAGGAAACATTAATGAAGCTAGTACCATTTTGGAGAGCGTCCCTTGCTCCTTCAGGAACACCAAGTACACAGTTTTATTTCAGACATTTTGAAGTACATCCAATTAAG ATTATAGCAAGCTTTCGTCCTGGTAGCCGATGCACAACTTATAGTTCTGCTCAAGACGCTCTGAGAGCACTACTGCATAGTGTTATAAAG GTGCCTGAAATTAGCAATTCAGCTGTGGAGCTCAATGGGGTTCTCCTAAATCATGCTTTAGTTACATTCCGTGAGCTACTTCTGAAATGTGCTCAGCATTATTCATG GTATGTCTTGAGGGCAATCTATGTAACAAAGGGAAGCTCATTGCTTCCTCCATCTTTTGCCTCAATTTTTGATGACTCTGCTTCATCTGTTCTTGATGTTTTCTTCGACCCTTCTGATGGATCGCTCAACGTCCCTGGGCTTACCATAG GCATGTTTAAATTTATAAGCAAAAACATGAAGTCGGGTGGTTTTTCTGGAACAAAGCGGTACCTTGGTGATCTCGGGAAAACT GTTAAAACTGCAAGTTCGAACGCTCTCTTTGCCGCTATCACAGAAATTTCAGATAGTGTCGTGAGAGGAGCAGAAACAAATGGTTTGAATGGCATG GTTACTGGTTTCCACCAAGGCATTTTGAGGTTGGCCATGGAGCCATCTGTATTAGGACAGGCTATAATGGAGGGAGGTCCCGACAGAAAGATCAAACTCGATCATAGCCCTGGACTTGACGAG TTATACATTGAAGGGTACCTACAGGCTATGTTGGATGTCATGTATAAGCAAGAATACCTCCGTGTCAGGGTGATTGATGACCAG GTTATCCTAAAGAATCTACCACCAAACAGCGCCTTGATAAATGAAATCGTGGACAGTGTCAAAAGCTTTCTTGTGAGCAAGGCGTTGTTGAAAGGAGACTCTTCTACGCTCCGTCCGTTGCGCCATCTGCGAAATGAACGT GAATGGAGGATCGCGCCGACGGTGCTGACCCTGTGCGAGCACCTGTTCGTGAGCTTCGCCGTGCGCGTGCTCCACCGGGAGGCCAGCAAGGCCATCGCGGGAGTCATGACGAGAGCGAAGAAACCCACCACTGGAGGAGAGGGCGAAGGTGACCCATCGTCGTCCGGTGGAGTCCTGTCGAAGCCAAACAGGCTGTGGACTGTCGGGAGGTTCGCGGTCTCGGGCATGGTTGCCTACGTTGATGGCCGGCTGTGTCGGCACATACCCAACCCCATCGCCAGGAGGATCGTCAGCGGGTTTCTACTGAGCTTCATCGAAAGCAAGGGCAACGAATAG